agcgatcatctagtttacctgtttagttttcctgacctgcctgttttgaccctgcctgcctgtttctggactctgATTCTTCTGCCTTTCCCTTACTGGAGTTGTTTGctttttggactgatttactggtatttgaccctgcctgcaTTACTGaataaactgaactatattgtattctgcctgtctctgtgtcatgcttttgggttcagttctgttggttccagcgaaccttacaatTGTAATCACAGAGCACAATGCATCAGGGTGGTGATTgtctagtggtctggtggtacgccttccaaaccagataGTCGTGAGTTCAATAACCCTGAGTCggtccagggagactgtccctgtagatagttcactgtaagtcactctggataagagcgtctgctaaatgacatgtaatacATGTACTACACACACTGGAAGTAAAATGAATGCTCCTAATCAAACTGGATGTTGTACATGGTACAGCGTTCAAGCTCTTCAAAGGAGTCTCATAAGGTTTTATGATCAACTTGAATGAATCAAATCCTTTGTGTCTTCCTGCAGTAATGCATTTGTCCTTGTCAATATCTAAGCAACAGGATCAATGCTTTTCTATTTAATCCCAAAACTAAGAACAATCCTCTAATTGTTAGATTGGGAAGCTCACATTACACTTTAACAacctaaataaaatgttatcagCCCAGATGAAAAGGTAGGTGTTGAATGGTTTAAAATAACATCACTCAGTATTTCGCAACTGATAAGTGAACCTGTCATCTGTGTGTATTCATATCAGAGGGTGTTTCTTTATTGAGTAAATCAAGGACTGTTCATTCATGTTTCCTGCACAAATCCCCAAACACACATCCAGGCCTGATAACAGGTCACACACTGTGCAGCCGCACTGAGAGTGACAGGAACGCCCTGTTTACACATCAAACCGAAGGTAAGTGGAGGGAGAACACACCTTAGTCAACACTATCAAAGTCGTAGTTtttataaacatacatttctgcAGAAAGAATAAAGGGAGTCAAACTCATTGTGGTTGATCaaagctctttttttccttctgggTCTGGAAGCTCTTTCCAAGTAACAACCCTCTGAAAAAGACACTTTTTAAGTCTACCTGACAGGAGTTTCACAATAAACATAGATTAGTCTAAATAATGCAGGCGGGAAAACATTGTTTAACCCCTTTCTTTATTTAACCACAACATTCCTGGTATTAACATTCTACCTGTATTGCCCCTGTAGAGATATCACTTATATGCGAGAACAGTTGAAAAAATGAGCAATGTGAGAAAACGATAACATGCAGGCTCCGTTAGCCCTCCTCCACGTTTTATTTGTGGCCTGCTATCTTGATGTGTGGCGCCTTGGACTGTTTCAAGGATAACCTTCACATTAAGTGTTCTGTGAGAGCCGAGCGCGGAGAACAGGCCTCGGCATGAGTGCACTGGTTCCACTCCTGCTGTTGATGTTGTGACTCCAGTGAAAGGCTGTTTCTCGTCACCACCAGATAAGATCAAGATAAATTAAATGTGCGAGAAGcaaaagcaataaagagaagagaagttttCTTACAAGATGTGCAGAACTTTGAGATTTTAGGAAACCGGTTGGCCAGTAGTCGGtaacttagcataaagactggttGTGTATCAAAGGTTAAACAATCCAGCTCACTTATTATTCATTTGTTCGGGGGGGTTATGTGCCGGTCCCCGACAAGAAATAGTCCGGCATATAACCCCCGTAACACAGtcgatttttattttttggcttCAGTTTTTctatggattaaacaaatgcataagTGAGCTCAAGAGGGTAGGCTTTCTGTTTCCCcatgtttctagtctttatacTAATCTAAGCTAAATGACTGCTGGCTTGAGCTGCATATTTAACGAACAGATAGGAGTGATAATAAATCTTCTCAGCTAACTCTTGAATAGttaataagcgtatttcccaaattgttgaactattcctttaagttctgtaaactcaaagtaaaagaaaacactccTTTTAAAAGGCAGTTTGGTGTTTGGatgcctttctgtctctctctcacacacacacacacacacacacacacacacacacacacacacacacacacacacacacacacacacacacacacactcctgataGTATGCTTACTGTATATGGCACATACTGAATTTATAGTTTGTGTTTAGTAACATTCCTACAAAGCAAAGCTAATAATCCTGATATAATTTTCTAGCAGAGGAATGCAATacacatagagagagggagaaatgggGGTTAATAGGGACCAAACAGCTCCTTCTTGCCCGAGGGCCCCACAGCAGGTCAATCCAACCATTAGGACAATAATGTCCATGTTTACATTCAAGAGCAATATAACCTGCTAATTTTGGCATTTAATTtcaataatcaaatcaaatgtcagATTGagaatgtgaaaacatttcaatGATATCACAGTCTACCTCAGCGGATGGAGTTTGTGTCATGGAATGATCACAATTTGAAGCAGCTCTCATGTTGCTGAGCGCATAGAGCACGTAGACACATGAACTGTGGTTATATAGGTGAGGTTGTTCTGAAACAAAAGataccaaacattgacatgctaaacatttcttaaagtaaggcagaatcaaaaCTATGCGAAAACAGCCAAATTAGCCAAATTAGCTCCGGACTCCAAAGGgctaaataatgaataaaaatacatttagaagacgtttttgtttttcaaatgtctgaatgACAAGTCTCCATTTGGCCAGTTGGACACATTAAAGCGCTTCATCTTTGGGCCAGAGGCATTGCAGAAACATGCCTGTACAGCACGCAGGTGTGGGGCACCTGGAGCCCTCGCCAGGGTTTATTATGTAAAGGTCATGCCCCAGGGCCTCAGAAATCTGGCACCCCAAGGAGGTTGAAAATACACAATTCACAATTTGTTCTTCAGCACAACAATTGCAGTTATTACAAATTAACATCCTAGTAAAACTTTGTAGTAATCCGCCCTTTTTACAGgatttataattttatttatttattatttatttctattttaaccagcgcagcttttctcgtttttacggcactagTTTAgaggttcaggaaactcacagcccaattacatgcgagttaagccataccacgtgatgctacgcagccaatcaaatctgtgcattccaggcggcaaacattgagactctgaatacagacagatgagaggtgagaggcaggtgacagatggaaagatgagttagcgatacagggagagaagacggagaaagggagagaaacactgacgaagagacgagtgagcggcagacagggagagaacaataactactcatggcgctctccaagaagagagaagtcaacagagctttcatcccagaatggactcattcatgttcatccttccactggagcacaacaccagcgtctcatatgctcagagaccgtggtgctcattaacagtggtgatgtgaaacaacactatgagacaaagcacaacgttattgaccaaacatacccactcaagtctgaactgaggggacagaaaataagcactcagagctcaatatgattttgatttgtgacaaaataaagcaaataggccacctgtcagcatcatcagccacagagagcagtttaacccaggatgtgctagtctgggttaaactgtgcaattgttaaaatgtgttgatttattctaacattggttgagacttAAATCaggatgtgaaacagttaaagaaaaagggaaactcaagctgctgctacactttattttattgttctaaGATTAGGCACTTTATTTTGAGATGcacaaaagctattttatttattttctaaatgttatttttaaatgcaacccgagaagaacactatacatatctacattattatatatatatatatatatctgtatagttcaatgttaagtgacaataaatattgtctaaatgtttttaaattttactttctttattagatttgacagtcagttgttgatgaagtgcagacgttgatacagctactaggctacttcaatatatatcacactaattcataacgcaagttagacattatgatgctccggaccttcgCTCGcggaaatgttctctaactggaccttttagaattttagttgaatacccctggttTATGAGGTGTAACTAATTGCTTTTTTAATGGTCAATaacttatttaatattaataaggTACAATAACAACTTTTGGGTTGCCATGCAAAAATCTCTTTGGCACCAGTCTGTCTTTTCTATTTGGAAAGAACCCAGATATAAATGGATTTTTCACTTTCTAACTGACATGTCACACTGCATAATCTTAGCCGAGAGCGGTTTTTAGAATTAACCCTGGGCTGACTCAGcacctttaacacacacatcctaaaCCCAGGGCTCTATGATCCATACCGCACGTCTAATAGGCTCCGGAGCAGGACCAGCAAACTCTGGGCTATAGCTGTAGAATGCACTTCGGAATGTGTCAGGGTTGCACCAGAGTGAACGCTCTGTCAGCCACAGGCTAACAGCTCAGTAGCAGCAACCCACCACTCTTACGGTTCCAAAGCCTGTGGCACCTCAAACTTCACAATTCTTTTTAACAGagtaaataaaaatcaaatcaaatcaaatcaatgatttgatttgatttgatttgatttaaaacaagaTCATTGTTGTGAGATTAGGTTGAATTACGAATAAATGTTGTTGAGGAATGAATGCACAATCTATTGTGTTTTGAACAACTGctgattaattaaaaaactaGATGTATCAAGTAAAGATGCAAAcgtaatgttttattgtttatatcaCAGATGCACTCATATATTTTTTCCTCATTCACATCTGCAGTTATACATATTATTAAGTCATTAAGTTGTTAATTGATTGTTGATTGGTTTCGAACCAACCATGTATAGAGCAGggtgtgtccaaacctttttccttgagggccacatacagaaaaatatacgaaaGGCTGGGCcacatacttttgaggtatattacctaacaaaaaaaataaatcaaaagtaggtaaattatgcttgataattgaatatgcttaaaggggggggggaagcctccatcacagctttctattaatgaggtttaATTTATATTGTcacaataagggtttgcagctcattctcaaaacagaagcctcagattgcttcttagtcaggatggtgatctccttcacagccctgtgtaaacaaataagttattgggcttgttaacacatcaattcacgttagttagaaaatgttatcaactttaattaactgaatttattgaacatttgagctcattaattaacatgaatacttatatatgttttaactctcctgtaatgggaacagcgttgcactcagtgggagcagtgatgctgcgctgtggactgaaggatgctgcaggtcaggagtaaatTTGGTgcttgagatacgaaggacatcacagagatgctgtcggtcattttggttctcaatctcaatcttttgttcagagttaacagaaaatcaTCAACAGATTCATCATTCTGTGTGCGTggtgtctcatcagaggaaacttttccaagctccgaTAGaactcttaaacttcttctgcattcatcaggaaGTGAGTTGAGAacagctcgatttctttctcaacgaTAGACAAATCTTGGAAGCGCTGACTGAATTATGTCATgggagacgtgatcacagacacatatttccccttgttctcagaaagcttggcctttggaaaagcacatttgatttcggacagcgtggggaagtgcgcagcATTGacgttgcgtagttgtgtctcaaagagacggagcttcacactgAATGCgttcatgtgcgcagtaggctcttgttcagtgttgagatgaccagcaAGATCAACTAATAATACCAGGTCTGCCAaccatggagggtctctcagctcatgaagaggtcgctccttctctttcaaaaacagatttctGATCtaagggaataaaaccgctgcagcacggagccgcgactcagccagcgtaCATCACAACGGTGGAGcacgtccccgtattcagcatcgacatcagacaggaaagcttggaattctctgtggtaaagtcctcgtgctcgaattatgttgttccctttagactcctaagaccaagcagctttTCCGTAACGCAAAAATGATCGTCAACTCCCTgcaaaagaaatgaacagctgtgcggtgtctgtcgcatctgtgctctcatcacatgcactCCAGTAAAAACGGCaacggcatgacctgtgtgtggaactccaacctcccccgacaaatgaaactcagcttcttccatgcaacagtggagtctgttctcctgtatggcagtgaatgctggaccctgaagcccaccctgcagaaatccctagatgggtgctacacgagaatgctgcgtgtggtacttggcatcaacaaggatgagcatgtcaccaacacgcacttgtatgggggggcgctaagggtgggtgagaaaacagcggtcaggagaatgaggctggcaggtcactgccagagacaccaagagctgccagccagcaaacttgtgctgtgggagccaacacacgggcaccaatcacgagggcgtcccgcaataacatatgtgggtgtactcaggaaagatgcgggagcagaaaattcTTGcaagctagccagatgcatggaggatcgggatgactggaagcaccgatggagggcccgtctgaggacgacctagtagtagtcACATTCATGCTgatataaaacaatgaactcAGAAACCTGCGCTGTTGGAATTCACACAAGCCCTCTTACACATGACTTAAATTCTCCTGTCTGCCATTCAGATtttctatctcttttttttcttttcacccGTTGGTGTTCATTGGAAGTGTCACCTGTACTGgcagcatttgttttgttttcgcAATTATGAATTCTGCATGAGAAAACAGTGCCAACGTTTACTTCTCTACACATGTTCCATCACATGAGCAGGCCCAGCACATTTTCTCCTTGTGATACGATCTCAGGTGTTTCCAGGTGTATGATTTAGCAGATCCTTATTTCCCCTCTCACAATGTCAGTTTCCCCCCTTAGGGAAAAATCCCTGAGACTCCAGCGCCTTCCCTACACAGAGCGATCACTAGCACTGGGAAACAATCTGCTGTTACTATTAAACTAATACATCACCACAGCATATTTTCGCTTGAACAACacttagaaaaaaaaaaggataatttAGGCAGAAACATTTCCtaaaatttcaatttcaattcagAATTGTGGCTTTGTTTTTTCAGAATTATTTATTGGTCTTGATTAACTCCTCATTATTAAATCAATTGATTTACACTGCCTTATctctgtatgtgcatgtatatcaTGTGCTGTTTATTTCTTATGGAAAAGTATTGCATTTCACTCAGTTTGTAATACATGGCAAATAtcttatttatcatttaacatTAAGACTTTCCATGTGTTCACTGGCCTTTGTTGACACCCTAGTAAAGGCTGACATTTGTTATTCTTTATTACAGAATGTTTCCCTTTGTGCCTTTGTAATATTCTTTTTAACACATTCTTGTAGCACTCCCAAATCCATGGACTGTTTTCAAACAACTCATCTTCTCCTTCCATTAATAAACTCTATGTTGTTGTGCTTTACAATATCTCAGATGGTACAGATAAATGCTGACGGTGAGTACAGTAACTTAATCTTTCTTCCTCCGTCAACTTGGTCCAACAAGCATAAGCCCAGCTCTTCTTCTGGTTTGATACAAATCAGCTAGGAAATACATCTCCAGGCTCTTAACTGAAAGCATTAATGACAGATGTGATCACTAAGACAAACAGCTCAAGGCTTTGAGTAGATCGACAGAACTAAAGAGTAACTGCTTTTCAGAAAACGGCGACATAACTCCTATTGACCGGGAAAACAGCGTGTTTCTCCTATTTATCAATGTCAGATTCTGCTGCAAAAAGCTGCTAACATTAATCAAATACAGgttaagaaaaacattaatatcTTACACGGTCATTTACAAAAAGGTCTtgaaaaacatccagaagctccATCAGTTTGATATGATTTACAGCAGAAATGTATCCCTTTTATTGAGTGGTGCATATTACTAAACTCATTTGTAATTTCAAATGTCTTACAGACAATCTTGAGTTGCATTGGATTCAGGGGGAATTGCCCACTTTGCCCAGGTTATTTATCCAGCATTGTGAGTACAGTGCCATCATAATCAATATAAATTATGGCCACAATAGCAAAATTAAGTTGTAATAAAACCCAATTATCCTTCAGTGGTGGCTCCTGGCAACGATGCTGGTCTCTATGGGACGCAGAACGCTCATATCATCAGACATTTGGAAGGAAGAGCGAGCTGCTGTACGAGTCTTTGTCCTCCTCTTCCCCATCACCTTTTTGATCCTCCAGAAGTTTCTCCAGAAGGTTCGGTGACTCCGGCTCTACCTCTGGACCTTCATCCACAGACTGGCCTTGTGGCTCAGGGTCCAGTTGGTGTTCGGAGCACTGCGGGAGGTCCAGTATCTGTGGATGAAGAGGATCTACACCCTGAGCCTCCAGCTGAGGGATCATGGTGGTCAAAGACATGGACAAGGGCATGTGGACCAGAGGTGACCCGGGCAGGGCTGCAGAGCCGGGGGAAAACTGGACCCCCGGGTTGGTCATGGTAGATATGGTGGTGATGGGCTGGCCCCAGGGGAGGTAGGTCAACGCTGAGTCTGGGAGCTCCATCTGAGGGAGGGAACCTTGTGCTGGGGCCACAGGTATGGGctgaaacaacaacatatcaTTAACATTAATGTTGATTCCAAAGGAACTTAATTAAACTAGCAAAGACACACAACGTTTGCTCCAGTCTGTTTAAGAGATTGAGATTTTTTAATTGATATGTCATATTTtcgttttcttattttaaactgTAACTAATGGATTTATTTATGGATCATAAATTAATTGCTAAGCTTTATGGGTCAGTTATAAgcctgtgtttatgatttaatttttctttttgtttgtttggtgaaATAACGTGACAATAAAActgcgcggccacagcagcctcgtcaacatgatgaagcggatgagaaaacgttacttggcccagtgaatggaaagtttacattaataaagtcccggatgtaactgttgatgctccgttctgtgagattcctgcagcaaagaatgttcgaatcatcggagaacttcaagctgaaatatatatatatatttataaaacggacatgtcaaatcaaacaatctgattggttcttagccgtgatataatgagcgtatatcacgggtagaattgtagttacttttcacaacaagtcagtatccctccgcgtctgagaaaaagctacaaccgttacagctgttaaattacatccgttaagaaacaaacttacaaagctttactatgtaaataagaacagagtccATTCattcggttgcttttattataaataatatcagagtgaaatgacaataatcaaacacgtactatacaggctgaaacacagacgtgtttacagttcaatctggttccgggttccggtcgcgcatgcgccaatacaaggaaccgtccatttatgcaatccgtatagtacaatgttctctactatggaggagtggattgatcagtgcctttctccagagaaaaaagcccatAAAAGACGACATGTAGAGctaccaaatggaaaaaaaaccgaaacgaacagaacaccgcgctagctgttagcgtgctagctgttagcgcgctagctgttagcactatgttttgtgcagaaggcaatggagggactattttattttgaacatcattatttaataataaaaactatttaaattggagtgtgtatttttctttcatattgctcCACttggttttataaaagcaatagctcacttcagaccgtgaaatatggtcattatatcacagttaaggcgGGCCAAACCatgccccttaactgtgatataatgagcatataccacggcctgtcgtgagctattgcttaaatatatcacctcaacgcaaagtacttagcagctcggagctagctagcaccgccgctgatgctaaagtgagcgacccatcttgtcatctctcgatcaggagTTCAGAcacagaatgagtcggtctacctgagacaactccatcaggaaatgtattgcaatgtacTGCAggaggtagaggacaggggtttaacggaggctttacacatggcgtcaaatgacaacttttaaacatattgtttattgtgcaatgaaagatgttatgccagatttgaaattgcactttatgtcaaactgatggtctgtgttgtctaagataattgtggcaaacaagatattggagaaatagtattgaaataaaagacatgttgaccggtttataatgctactcattgattcactcctCGTCCAAAagccatttgaatatttttaattgcttttcatagcaaatattgatatatgtgattaattaatcacaaagcttataattaattatacaCATTTTTTCAAGTcaagaaaaagtcaaatgtgGTGATTTAGCATTTGCAGCCCTACTTCTCAGTGGAAGACAATAGCTTGTTACTACTGTACCCATTACATGATTGTGAAAGTAGTTAAAGCTACTGGGAAACAGTTAACAGTAAACAGCTAGCATAGCTACTTATAGCATCGCCATGTCGGTGTGTTGGTTGATCACAAGCAACAAACGTACTTGCGTTTAATCATATTACAGATATCCTCAGACATGTGGATTATACTGGAGGAGTTTCTACAAACTATTCCCACTATTGATTTAGTCTCAttgatttttattgatttagtgTTTTCCTACTCACCCCAAAGTTAGTGagcaatggtgtgtgtgtgtaggtcaaCATGGTGTAGCTGGGACACAGAGTCTGCATGTACACATCAGCAGTGAGGGTTGGGGTTGGTGGGTAGACTAGAGTCTGAGCTGAAGACTCCTGCTGGTTGTAGTCAGGTGAAGCCCAGGTTACAGCAGGCTGCAGGCCAGGTGGTGCAGCTCTCCAtcccacacactgctgcagcccTCCATCGCTGACTGCAGGCGGCGGCTCTGCTGGGGAGCCGCCAGAAACATCAAGGCCAAACATGCCTGATTTGAGAAATAAAGTTGAGTGTTCAAAGACAGGCAGAGATGAGTCAGAGAACTTTCAGATGCAACTGTTTTAAATGAACATGTACCTTGCATGTATGATGACTGGTTGCTGTGAGTGACCACATCCTGAAAAAAAGTTAGTTGAGCATGTTAATAATTTGCAGTAGAACCGTAACcacatgttgctgctgtagaACTAGACTACACTGTAATGTTTGTATATAAATACGCAGTATTTACAATTGTACCTTTCAAGTCCAGGTGTGAGCAGCAGCTGAGGCAAGATATAATCTctaggtgtttgtgtgttagagAGAATGTGTTAGTGTATTCACATACAGGTACGGTTTAGAAGGGTTTGTCTTGTGCAAAATTAGAGCACGTTTAAAAGTCAGGCAGAATAGTTCAAACACAAGTTAAAGCTTGTAATTCTGTCTTCCATTGGGGCAGAGCTGGTTAAATATGTAACCATCTAGCCTATTTACTGCTACAGGCCTACAGTATGTATCATTGCACGTGCATGTACTGAATGTTTCCTATTGGAAATGGATATTCTTAATTACATATCTGTGAAGTAAGGTATTGCACACATCACAACTTACTGGAAACCTCCAAAATGCAATTTAATAGTTGATCAGATTGTGTTAGTGGATATCGTATTCCCTGAAGGCACAACGGACAACGTTGTCTTACACCATAACAGCTTGTTAAAAGAGAAAGGGTGGAGTCCGGCTGCACCCGCAGATGGAGGGAGATTAGGAAGACTTCTCATAGCGTACAAAGATCTGACATGAAAAACTTCTATTTTGAAAAAAGATCCCAGGCGGTTAAACAAAAATGCCACTCTCAAAACCACTCAAAGGTTACCATCTTGGCTGtgcaaacaacaaactaacTAACACCCTAACTCCCAGCTAATCCAAAAAGACACCCGGCTGTCATTCAAAGCAGCCACGCCATCGCGTTGGCTTAATTTTTCAGCACTGGAGGTGGCCGCTTGGTTTTACACTGTGTTGCTAGAATGACGGAGAAAATGTTCCCATTTCATGTATTGCGATGGACCATAGCGTTTTCTTATCCTATCTTATGTAATACAAGTGTTCAGTAGTGGGAATTCTTCACATCAAGTGGGAATCTTCCAAagttctgtctttgtgtttcgATCCTCAGCAAGCAAACACTGTCCAGGAAGCACAAAGAGGGAATTTGGTGCTGAAAACAATGTACTGTAGCTTTGGAATATACAAAGTTGATTTAACCAAGTCAGACACCTGAagctgggaaccatcaccttatcgtggtggagaggtttgtgtgtccctatgaacctgagagctgtatTGTTTGGAGCCTAGtactcctggtagggtctcccaaggcaaattggtctcagacgagggaccagactaagaatggttcaaaacgacttcatgaaaaaaagggaaaggaaaggagagaacctgcccggaggaagcccccATGtgggggatactcacaagtccccagctgagcgccgctatgttggagttcaccccggtggacgagagggtcgcctctcTACGTCTTCGGGTTATGGggaggaaaactctgactgttgtttgtgcctatgcccccaaaccgcagttgggaatggagccctgcagggggctccagtaggggactccgtagtcttgctgggagacttcaacgcacacgtgggaaattaTGAGatgagacacctggagaggcgtgattgggaggaacggcctccctgatctaatcCCGAACGGCCGATTGTTgttgctagtcatggaatggccataacaaacaccatgttcgaacataaggatgctcataagtgtacgtggtaccagagcaccctaggccaaaggtcaatgatcgattttgtaatcgtatcatctgatctgaggccgtatgttttggacactcgggtgaag
This genomic interval from Cottoperca gobio chromosome 13, fCotGob3.1, whole genome shotgun sequence contains the following:
- the pou2af1 gene encoding uncharacterized protein pou2af1 isoform X2, with protein sequence MQGMFGLDVSGGSPAEPPPAVSDGGLQQCVGWRAAPPGLQPAVTWASPDYNQQESSAQTLVYPPTPTLTADVYMQTLCPSYTMLTYTHTPLLTNFGPIPVAPAQGSLPQMELPDSALTYLPWGQPITTISTMTNPGVQFSPGSAALPGSPLVHMPLSMSLTTMIPQLEAQGVDPLHPQILDLPQCSEHQLDPEPQGQSVDEGPEVEPESPNLLEKLLEDQKGDGEEEDKDSYSSSLFLPNV
- the pou2af1 gene encoding POU domain class 2-associating factor 1 isoform X1 is translated as MHWEKSLPSALGRSRPYQGVRVRDPVKELLRRKRSLEPHSTKTAPPTADVVTHSNQSSYMQGMFGLDVSGGSPAEPPPAVSDGGLQQCVGWRAAPPGLQPAVTWASPDYNQQESSAQTLVYPPTPTLTADVYMQTLCPSYTMLTYTHTPLLTNFGPIPVAPAQGSLPQMELPDSALTYLPWGQPITTISTMTNPGVQFSPGSAALPGSPLVHMPLSMSLTTMIPQLEAQGVDPLHPQILDLPQCSEHQLDPEPQGQSVDEGPEVEPESPNLLEKLLEDQKGDGEEEDKDSYSSSLFLPNV